TTTCCATTCGTCTTGACACTCGGATAGTTGTTCGGTAAAGTTATTCATATCGAAAGGATAGAGCTATGGAGGAAAGTTTGATTCAAAATGTTTTGCGCTTCTATGGTGAGAGCGGTTCGCTGTCCACAGGAAACCTGGAAAACTTTCTGCGCCTCATCACCAGCCGCCGCGCGCCGTCGGTCGATGCTGACGCCAATCCGCTGAAGAACACCGAGGTAATGCACATGTGTCCCGTCTCACACACATCTGCCCGTTCGTCTCACTCTTTCTCCTAGGATTTTAACCATTTATATGAAAATGCAAGTGGAAAGGTTGTATATTTGTATTGGCAAACAACGCTTTATCTATTAGAACAAACAAGTGAAAGTCACAagtgaaaatacatattttggatTAATCTCTCGAGGCTGCATGGTCAAATTTGTTGGAGAGCCTCAGGCGAATAAATATTAGTCTACCTTTTCAATGTGGAATTATTTTGGCTTTATGGAAATCCTGACTTTTCTTATTTACTAACGGGAAGCACCTCTacctgtttgtattttattttatagcaacATAGCTTAATTTGACAAAATTTGAGGAAACTGTTTTCAGTTGCATCTTGAGTCATTATAAGATTATATTATTTCAAGCacccctttctttttttataatttgcaataattagatttttttttatctgtaggCTATATTTGGCGATGAGCATAATCTGATGTACTaccaatgtgttttgttttacttaatttataatatatatatatatatatatatatatatatatatatatatatatatatatatatatatatatatatatatatatatatatatatatattattgtgtggATAATGTGTATTATGTATTTGTGCAGCGTTCTTTATATTATTGGTTTAGAAAccgaaaattttatatatatatttttaaatatttacttaatatctgtctaatttaaataagaatagttatagaaatagaaaatatctaggtaactgttaagaaaatgtataGGTAATGTAACTCTGGcaacataattaattgttatatgggttcttaaaaaataaaggtaattatgTATATGAAAACGGGGTCcctgaaaagtttgaaaaccgaattaaatatgatttttatgtaTAGAATTGTCACCAAAACGTATTTTGCAtatcaaatgtaataaatatatatatatgtttttttgtagtGTTCTTCATTGTCAGAGCTGCTGTCTGCCTTTGGATTAAGCAACGCTTCAGCCGTCAGTCCCAGTGATCTGGAGATGATGTGTCCAGCTATTCTCAATCAGGTCCTGCTTCCTTCCTGCCCTTACAGCTCCCTCTCAAACCATAATGATTCTTCATCGTTACCTGATCACAAAGGTGAGTATGATTGCCACAAATGCCTTCACCTTGGTGGAAGCGACAATCAAATGTGCTGTATGGAGCcaggaaaatacattttgagtaATGAGGAGTAGGCAGAGTTTACAGTAAAATTTCTGGGGACCATATCAactttttgatcagtttatcAGTGAGTTACAGATTGATTTCCTAGTATTTATTTTGGGTGTATGGTGTATTTAATTAACAAAGAAATACACACTTCTGTGTAATCATGGTTTTGCCCTTTTTGCTTTTGAATCATAAtggttaaaaatgaataatattggCATTCcacacattacacacagattATTTTAGAGAACTAACGTTTTAACTGATAAGTGGATTTTCCATGACCCATCATCACATTGTTGATTCACTCATTTTGTTGAGGGACTTGAACTGTGCAGCATCAGTTTCTCATTttacattcagaaaaaaacagcctTTGTCTGTTCCCATTTCATATGGTAATGATGTCCACACTAACAGACTGTACAAGAGATAGTATTTGACTTCACTGCATCCCAGTATCGAAACCTAATACACTTCCTGCATTAGGTTTCTGTGTTGGGATGCACTGAATTGtgagaaactgaaaataaagctCTTTTCACTTCTTGAATTTAATTGTTGGGGAAAATTTTTGATATGCCTTAATATATGTAAATCTATTTCCTCCTTCCTGTAGTTTGGGGTTATGGTTTCCTGGCCGTGACCGTGATCAACTTGGCTGCTCTGTTGGGGTTATTTCTGGTGCCTTTgactaaaaaaacatattttccaaaagTCTTGACATATTTCATTGGATTGGCCATTGGGACACTGTTTTCAAATGCTGTACTGCAACTTATCCCAGAGGTAAGAATGAGTTGCAATGAGACTATGAGATGATATTTGAGAGATAAAATGGCTTACAAAGGTTTAGATGGGAAAATATGTAGCTCTAGGAGGGAAAACGTTATCAGACTGGCCAAAACCAGTCAGTTACTCAAATTAACTCTTATCTTTTTTTGCCAACTGAACAGGCCCTTGGCTTAGATCCTAAAGACGATAACTATGTGCTAAACGTAGTTGGGATTTTTGGTGgattttatattttgttcttCACTGAACGAGTTTTAAAGATGGTACTGAAAGCAGACCCAGAGGTAAGAGTTTGCATGTGTTTGGACATTATTCACTAGAACAGATCGAGCTGTTTTCAGGCCTAACTGAATGGTTCACCTCCACTGCAGCTGGGACACAGTCATTTCCCTCCCCTGCAGTCAGCTGACATCACCATCACCACCTTTAGCAATGACGCTGTCATAAACAACATCAGCGGTGACATCATCACAAACAACACCAATCATGAGATAAACTCTATCAATGAAAAGTCCAACAACCCAAGTGAGAGTCCAGCCATTGAACAGGTAACAATTCATTCGAATTTCTATGcataatcaaacaaaaataaacatgcagGATTATCAATCATTAATGCTACACTGCTATTTCCCTGTTAGTAGCCAGTTAGTTTGTTTACCAGATCCTCCAGGAAATGTGCATGATTTCCTGATGTAGTGAAAGCACAATAAATATTCGATTAAAGATGAATGATTTACAGAAGCGCATTATTGATCTTGGACGTGGTTGTGTCAACTGCTGTTTGTTTACTTTGTGTCCTTTTGGTTCTCTCAGAAATGTTCACTCAccatctaaaaatattttaactataagGCCGTCCATACAGTCAAAGCACTTGGGTGTCACCACTATTTTTATACAACATATACCCGACTACACAAGTCAGAGTTTActtataatatcatatatatctatatatatatagaataccACTTTAAAAACCACAATATATCTTTTGACTTTAACTCACAATGGCATTTTGTGTGGCATTTTTAGCTTTATTACCATAGGTCAGAATGATTAATCaatgtctgttttcttttcaatttGTGCAGAATGCATGCGTGTTATTTACTTGTCACTGGCTGAAAGGGGAGGGAATGTCTAATATAAAGACTGTGGCATGGATGATCACTGTCAGTGACGCTGTGCATAACTTCATCGACGGTCTGGCCATCGGAGCgtccttcactctctctc
The Carassius auratus strain Wakin chromosome 38, ASM336829v1, whole genome shotgun sequence genome window above contains:
- the slc39a8 gene encoding zinc transporter ZIP8, whose protein sequence is MEESLIQNVLRFYGESGSLSTGNLENFLRLITSRRAPSVDADANPLKNTECSSLSELLSAFGLSNASAVSPSDLEMMCPAILNQVLLPSCPYSSLSNHNDSSSLPDHKVWGYGFLAVTVINLAALLGLFLVPLTKKTYFPKVLTYFIGLAIGTLFSNAVLQLIPEALGLDPKDDNYVLNVVGIFGGFYILFFTERVLKMVLKADPELGHSHFPPLQSADITITTFSNDAVINNISGDIITNNTNHEINSINEKSNNPSESPAIEQNACVLFTCHWLKGEGMSNIKTVAWMITVSDAVHNFIDGLAIGASFTLSLLTGFSTSIAIFCEEFPHELGDFVILLNSGMSVGQAACFNLLSAMCCYLGLALGILLGRSFAPNAIFAIAGGMFLYISLADMFPEMNSIMATHTKGYRGKIVFFLIQNAGLLTGFTVILLITLFAGDINLE